The following DNA comes from Bacteroidia bacterium.
CTATCAAAGTGCCATTCTCTATTTAACCTATCCAGTGCTAAAGCAGATATACTACATCGGGTACTATGCTTGAATATTAACTGATATTTGTAGTAAGAGTCTCGGGATATGTCTGTCAGCTGATTGATGTTATTCAGTGTTATCCATTCTAACATAATACCGGTGCGTTATCCTTTGACAATTGTTTGAGATATCTCAGGTACATCATTATATGAACCCCACGCACCCTTAGGGAAGAGTCCAGGTGGCTTGTGTTTGGGTATATGAACACGAGGTTTGCCTCCCACTCCTCGACACCCCTCTTGATTGCATGCGGAGGTGGTAGCAAGTATTACCCCACAACATAAGACAAATAAAAACCACTTTGCTTTTTTCATATTGCTATTTACTATTTTGTGCCACAAATTTAAGACATTTTTTCGAATTTACAATAGAGTTTATGAACAGAAATTTCTTAAACAGCGTACACAAATTTACTTTATACTGATTTTCAATGTGTTATATGTAAAAATACAAAATCATGCTATTTTTTGTAAAGTGTTGATTATCAGCGTGCTTATTTAACCAAAAATCTCCTTAAACCTTGTGTTCATAAAGTCTAATCAATATGCACAATAATTCTAGAGTCTTTATGCACCTCAGTACGAAGCCTTATAAGGAAGATAAAAAGAAAAACTAAAAAAACACGTTTCTTTGTTCTCTATTCATGTTTGTTTTATTAAAAATATGTATGCCCGTCATTTGTTTCTTGGGTGATATTAAAGTTTCATTTCAGGTATTTCTCCGTTGATAATCAATTTACCTGCAGTAGATTTTTTGATTTCTTCTATGCTTACGCCTGGGGCTCGTTCTAAAAGCACAAAGCCATTATTTACCTCGTATACCCCTAGTTCTGTAACGATTTTTTTGATACATTTAACCCCAGTAAGTGGTAGGGTGCATTTAGGTAATAATTTTGACTCGCCATTTTTATTTACTTGTTGCATAGCTACTATGATATTTCTTGCTGCGGCAACTAAATCCATAGCTCCCCCCATACCTTTTACCATTTTACCTGGGATTTTCCAATTAGCAATATCGCCTTCTTCAGAAACCTCCATCGCTCCTAATATAGTGAGGTCAATATGTCCTCCTCTTATCATGGCGAAGCTATCTGCTGAGTCCATAAAAGCTGCCCCAGGCAGTGCTGTAACGGTTTGCTTTCCTGCGTTAATCAAGTCAGGGTCTACTTCGTCCTCATAAGGGAACGGACCCATACCCAAAAGTCCGTTTTCTGTATGCAACACCACACTGATGCCTGATGGGATGAAATTAGCTACCAAAGTAGGTATGCCAATCCCGAGATTTACATACATGCCATCTTTGATTTCTTGGGCTATTCGTTTTGCTATACCGAAACGGTCTAATGCCATAATTGATAAGTTTTTTACAAAAATAAAACATTCTGTACAAATGTAAAATTTATTGTCTTTGACAAGATTTTATGTTATATATTAGGTTAGATATTATTGATTGATTTTACTTTTTTTGGGCGTGTCCCTCGCTGCGCTCGGGTCGGCGTGCTACGGGCTACGCTATCGCTTCGGTGCTTCGCTACGCTCCGCACTGCTTACGCACCCTCCGCATGCCTCACGCACACGCCGCTATCAAACTAAGTTCAGTTATTCAAAACGTAATCTTGTAAATACCTGAAAATGAACACTAAACAAGATAAAAATATATTTTAATCTTGCAAATTATTGAAAATCAATTTAAAATAAAGTAAAACTTATATGTACAGGGTTAAAGAGATATAAAAAGTTCATGTATTCAAGGTTTAATTTTGTAAATACTTGAAAATCAATGTAAAATAAGATAAAATAATAACATTTGAAACAAGGTAAAAAATTTTTAATCTTGTAAGCAGTTGATAATCAATCTTAAACAAGGTACAGTAAAGCATGTATAAAAACAGGGTAAAACATCAAAAAGCTGCCGCGTGAGGCATGCGAAGGGCGTGCGTCAGCACGGTGCGAAGCGCAGCGAAGCACCGAAGCGTGAGCGTAGCCCGAAGCACGCCGACCTTGTGGGCATGAGCGCAGCGAAACGCCCACAAGGACACGCCCAAAAAATAAAAACTTAATCTTCGGTAATTACCTTTCCTACAAAGCAAAATAAACTTGATTATACATTTTCGTAAAACGCTTTTATACTTTGACAAACTTTTTGTACTTGCGCTTCGGTCATTCCTACAAAGAGGGGCAAACTTAAACAAGTGTCCGCAATTTCTTCCGCAATAGGAAAATCGCCTTTTTTATATCCTAAATGTTGGTAACACTCTTGAAGATGTGGAGGAATAGGATAGTGAATAACTGTCTGAATGCCATCATTTTGCAAGTGGGCTTGTAGCTTATCTCTGTACTTTGTACGAATGACAAATAAGTGATAGATGTGTGTAGCCTTTTCGGCTGTGGTGGGCAGGATAAGGTCGCCTACATTATTTAACTGCTCAATATACTTTTGAGCAATTGTGTTTCTTTCTGCATTCCAAGTATCCAAAAACTCTAACTTGATACGCAATAAAGCTGCCTGCACTTCATCTAAACGAGAATTTATTCCTATCATTTCGTTGTAGTAGCGTTTTTGTGAGCCATAGTTACGCATAACTCTGCACTTGTATGCATACACATCGTCATTAGTGGTAATTGCCCCTGCATCGCCTAAAGCGCCTAAATTTTTGCTTGGGTAAAAGCTAGTGGCATTAACATGTCCAAAAGCGCCTGTTTTTGTACCATTATATGATGCCCCTTGAGCTTGCGCATTGTCCTCTACAACATATAAATTGTACTTTTGCGCTATCTGCATAATCGCATCCATTTCGCAAGCTTGCCCATACAAATGTACGGGAATAATAGCTTTAGTTCTTTCAGTGATGGCTTGTTCAATAAGCTCTGGGTTAAGGTTATAGGTAGTTATTCGGGGTTCTACAAAAACAGGTTTTGCCCCTACAAAAGAAACGGCTAACACTGTAGCAATGTATGTATTAGAGGGTACAATTACTTCATCACCCTTAGTAATTTCCTTTATTCGCAAAGCAATATGCAAAGCATCTAATCCATTAGCTACACCGATGCAGTGTTTTACTTTGTGATATTGCGCATATTCTTGTTCAAACTTTTGGACCTGCTCCCCTAAAATGTACCAAGCTTTGTCAAATACCTGCTCAAATATTTGTAAAGCACGCTGTCTAAATTGTTCATTGCTGGGCTTAAAATCTACGAAAGGAACATTCATAACTATTTAAGTTGCAAAAGTACGTTTCTTGGGCAAAAAAATACAAATAAAACTTCAAAAGAAATGGACAAAGCATTGTTGGAAAAATTATTCAGTAAATGGGAATATGTTTTCTCAATTTTTGTTGGAGCAGTTGCTACATACAGATATTCTTTTTGATAAGGGGTAATGTTGTACTTAGGCAGTAAATCTGCAATATTTTTCATCTTACCTTGATGAAGTATTTTCATACCTGCACGCCAACGCTGAATTCTGGTAACCTGTTTAAATAGGTTATCTTTACATGTAGCTATGTAATCACTTGCTATTAAGATATAGTTTTTGTCTATTTGAGTAAGGATGTCTAAATTTTGAGCTACCGTGTAAATTTTAAGTTCTTCTGCTCCATCTGTATTGATAGGAAAAATTTGAATAAGGTTCTTGTAGCGTACGGCTTTGTGGGTAGAAGTTCGCATTTCTTTACCTGTAGTCGTATTGGGCTGAAAAAGGTACTTAAATTGCTCAAATTGATTAGTGCCTATTCGTAATTTGTCTGCATAATACCAAGGTAAAGCAGAGTGAATATGGGTAGGATAATTTTGCAAAGCAATAAGGTCAATGGTATAGCAATCCAAGTGCTGTGTAACGGTTTTTTGCCATATATCCATGAAGTATGTATTTGCCATTAGGTTAATTTGCTTTTGATATTCAAGTATGGCAAGGATAGCGTTTTTAGAGGTTGGGTAATGTTTTTCTATGTACGGAATAAGGTGATGCCTGATATGATTACGTAAGTAGTCATCTTTGAGGTTAGAACTATCTTCGCGGTAAAAAATGATATTCTGTACTGCATACGTTTGAATTTCTATCTTAAACACATTGAGTAATGGGCGGAATATGCGTTTTTCAGATAGCATGCCCATGCCTGATAGACCTTGTGGACTTTTGCGAAACAATTTGAGAAAAAAGGTTTCAATATTGTCATCGGCGTGGTGGGCGGTTACAATGTAGTCTAAATTGTAAGTATTGAGTAACTCATAAAACCATTGATAACGTAGTTGGCGAGCTAACATTTGCACGGAAGTATCCTTCAAATTTTGGTGTATTTTATGGATTTCAAAACGTTGGATGTGAATTTTTGAAGATTCCACGTATTTTTTACCTTGTTCAAGTACGAATATTTCATCTTGTAGCGAATCTTGACCGCGTAGTTGAAAATTTGCATGGGCTATGTGAAAAGATAGGTTAAGTTTTGCATAGATATCTAAAAGTACCATAGAGTCTATTCCTCCACTTATAGCAAGCAAAAAATGTAGTTTTTGTGGATTTGAAAAGGTTTGAAATACATTGTCTTGAACTTTTTTTAACAAAAAATCCATAATTATTTTGCGATAGGTGTTGCAATGTAAAAAAAACTTGTTAAATTTGTGAAACCATTATGAATATGAAAAAGTCTATCTGTATCCTTGCTCTACTACTGTTTGGCGGTGCGATATACGCACAGAACTTAATGCCGTTTGTGCCTAATAGCATGGACTTCCAAAATCAAGTTGTAAAAAGAGTCCCTTATCCTAAAAGCCCCGTGCTGCATAGAGGTGCTCATCCTGAAGCAAGAACAGCCACATTAGGTGAGCGCTGGTACTGCTATGTAGAGGCTTCACAAATTGTCAACAGCACATCAGGATTGTCTGACCCATTTATAAACTACATGTTCCCTGACTCTACCATACAAGCACAATATAGTAGTACAGTGGGTGATCCTTTTATACACGGGTATGCTCTTAGACTTGATCCTGCTGCTGCCGTATTTGGTAGCACTTCTTTACCAGACCATGGAGACCTAACTATATTAAGAAGTGGGACTTCCACTGCAGGGGTATATACCTACTATCTTGACTCTTTAATTATTCCTTACTATTATCAGCGCCCTGCTTCTATGCCCAGCTCTGTTAAAGATACCGTAGTGTTGCAAATTATTCCTTGCTCTCGTTATACTACTAGTGGAATACCTGCGTCTACACCTATGTCTGGGCATGGAGGAGGTAGTGTCAATTCGTGGGCCACTTATTTCTTCAGTGGCGCAAGTTGGCTAACCAACTATGGCGAAGATACTATCTATTTCACCTCTCTAGGCTTTAATCAAAATACTTGGCGTATTCCTGCAAGTGCAACTCAGTTCAGATTGTACAAAATACCTTTGGGTCAAGCTGATACTAGTGATGGTGGCAAATCCTTACAGATTGCTATGAATAGCTACGGATACACTAGTCCCTACAAAATCCCTGCAGCTAAAATAGGCCCAGATAGCTCCAGCAAAACTGTAGTTATTTTCATGTATTACAAGCCTGGTACAACTTGGACAAGTACAGACATATTAGATGTAAATCCCGCAAACACAACCCAAAGTGTATTTTCACCTATATACTTAGAAGAAAACGGAGATGAAACTTATCCTATTTATGATGGAAATACTTTTGCTTCCGAAAGACCTCACGCAGGCTTTGCAAAAGGGTATAACATTAGTTACATGCTACCCACTCAAGTTCGGTACAAGTATTCTTCAGGATGGGGTGGATATGGTATAATGATACCTCATGTAGCCTATGTACAAGAGTACGCTTTTGAGTATCCTATATGGTATGCTAAATTGAGATCAGCAGGTCCTTTCACTTCTGTGAATGCTAACACAGTAGATAATACTGTGATACTTGGTCTTGCATATCCCAATCCTGCCCGTACAGAAATCAACATTCCTTACAGTGTAACTCAATCTAAGCAGGTAGAAATCACTATTACCAATATTATGGGGCAGACTGTGAAGTCCGTATCTAATCAGAATGTAAGCGCGGGTCAGTATGTATCTACTATCAACGTAGCAGACTTGCCCGCGGGTATGTACTTCTACACGCTCAAAACAGATAGTGGTATCTATACTAATAAGTTTGTAATAGAGTAATTTGAACAATCACAACAACAGCCATAGCTCGAAAAAGCTGTGGCTGTTTTGTTTTTATCTTCAAGTACAAGATTTTTTTTACAAAACTTTGCATAGTTGTGTAATGTGTATTATATTTGTGTTAGAATTTCAACAGGCTAACTGTAAATAATAATAAATAAGTAGTGATGAAAATGAGAACCGGTATTATTGCTCTTTGCTTCTTGTTTCTTGGAATTTTTAGTTATCAAACAGGATTTAGCCAAGCAATGACTACCCCCTGTACGGGGTTAGATTGTAGTAGCAACGGCATAACTGCACTAGAGTATCCAGTTACAGGAAGCCCTAAAATTAACTGGACAGGTACATGCCCTACTTCGGGCTACCAATCTATCAATCAAACTGCTAAGATAGTTCCAGGTTCTCCACAGACTTTTAAGATAACAGTAACAGACCCATCTCGTTTAGGTGTATGGGTAGATTGGAACGATAACGGAAATTTTGAGGCATCTGAGAATATTTACTTATCTACTGCTCCTCATTTATCTTCGGGTGTAAATAACATTGTGATAAACGTCCCTACGGCTTCAGCTATTCCTGGACCTCATGCTTTACGAGTAATTGTAGTTAATTTTGGATATAGTGCTTTTAATGCTTCATCTGCTCTTACCTCAAACTGCGCTACTTTGGTCGGTGGTGCTGTATTCGGTCATATTCAGGATTATAAAGCCACAGTAGATGGAGTAGACATGAAGTTAGATCAAATTTTGGGTTTGCCCTTAACAAATATTTTTAGTAGCGCAGGTAGTTATCCAATATCTATGAAACTAGATAATGTTGGGGTTTATCCTATTGACACTTGCTATGTAACTTGGCAGCTTAGCCCAGGTAGTGTAAACAAACCTTACAATCCAGGTGTATATACTGCAATGATGTGTCCTACCTGCCCTGCGGGAGGTACTATGATAAACCCCGGGGCAAATTATATCTTTGCCCACCCTCAACCTTTGATTATTAACAATTTAGGAAGAGATACACTTTGTGCATGGGTCAAGTCTGTACATAATGGCAATACAGTAGCTTATCAAGATAAATTCCCTTCTAATGATACACTTTGTAATAAGCAGTTGGTTTTTCCTAAACGAGATATGAAAGCAGAAGCTTTGGTAGAACCTGTGCAATGCCCTACATCTTTGTTTGCTAACGTTGAATATCCTGTTAAGATGACTGTAAAAAATATGGGCGACTTAGCGCTAACTAGCTCTAACAATGACTCAATGCGTATCGGGTATTTTGTCAAATTAGGTTCTACTTTAGTAGATTATGCGGATACAGTTATTAAAATTACTAGTCTTCCCTCAGGTAGTACATTTACATATAAATTTAGTGCTCCTAGCAGTGCTCCTATTCCTTCTACTCTAGTTTTACCTACTAATGGTGTATACGACATGTGGATATATGTTAAGTTATTTGGTTTGGAGCACGATGGAACTAATGACACACTGGGTCCCATCTGTTTAAGAGCAGATTTGAAAAATTGTAAAGCTGATTCTGTAAGGATAGAAACAGCTCCTTTTATTGTAGGAGGTAACTATAAACCCAGAATTTACATTAAAAATGTGGGTACAAAAGATGCAATTAACCCTGTTTTAGGTTATAGAGTTAATAATGGAACACCTGTAACCTCTGTGTATCCGGGTTTAATTCCGCCAGGCGGTACGGCTAATCACTTGTTTGCTATACCTTTCACACCTACCACTACGGGAACATACACTATAAAAGCATGGGTTAAGATGTACGATGACTTAGATCCATCCAATGACACTGCGACTACTACAATTACGATAGGGGCACCGATTATAGATATACGCCCTGAGAGTGTAGCTTCTCCTGCTTATATTAAGGCAGGCCAGCCGACAACTCTAAGTGTTTGGGTAGAAAACTTAGGAAGTAATGTAATGACGGATTACACCATTGAAGTAAGAGAACAGTTTGCTACTACACCTATTTCTGTAGATATTGTAAATGGTACAGTGGTACTACCTGGTACTAAGATTCTACACAACTTTACGGGAACATTTACACCGACAAAAGACACAATGGTACTATGCTTCAAAACAATGAATCCCAATAATCAAGTAGACGGTAACACTTCTAATGATGTACTCTGTCGTACCTTTACACCTGAACCTGTTGCGCCCAGCAATGTTCGAGACAACGTCATTCCTGATATTTCTAATGTAGAAATATTCCCTAACCCTAATGGAGGTCAATTTAGCATGCAGTTCAATTCTGCTAAGCGTCAAGACATAGCTATAGAAGTTTATAACCTACAAGGGCAAAAAGTACATGGCTTTACAAATACTTACTTGCCAGGTGCTTACGTTTTGCCTATGGACTTAACTCACTTGCCAAAAGGAATATACTACTGTAGAATTCTTTCAAGTAACCAATTGATAACTAAAAAAGTTGTAATTTATTAACAAAGAAATAATGAATATGAATATAGGGAGAAACCTGCTACTTAGCTTGTTCTTGTTCTTGTGGGTAAGTCAGTACTACGCACAGTACTGTACACCTACTTATTCTGTTCTATGTAGTTCAGGGGATTATATCAACAATTTCTCCTTTAACACAATAATTAACAACGCATCAGGTTGTAATGGTAATCCCAATAACTACATATTTTACAGTTCACTTTCGACTGTAGTTAACCCAGGCAACACTTATTCCATTAGCATGCAATCTGGGCCTGCTTGGGGTCAAGGTTTTGGTGTATGGATAGACTACAACATTGATGGTGATTTTTCTGATCCAGGAGAGTTTGTTTATTCTTCCCCTGGTTCAGGTACAGGTGTATTTTCAGGCATGGTTACTATTCCTTCTTCTGCTAGTACAGGTACGACGCGTCTGCGAGTACGTTGTGCTTATGCAACTGTTCCCACCGCTGCAGATGCTTGTAGCAATTTTTGGTATGGTGAAACAGAAGATTACGTAGTTATCATTAACGCACCTACCCCTATGGTCTATAATAGCGCTGAAACTATACAAATTACAGATATTGTAACGCGAGGTACCACTCATGCCCCTGTAATTGCTATTAAGATTAATACTACAGGTTCTTTGAGTCCTTTTAATCTTACTAAAATAAAGCTGAGCACTTTAGGTACTACAAGTGTTTCTGACATT
Coding sequences within:
- a CDS encoding 3-oxoacid CoA-transferase subunit B, whose product is MALDRFGIAKRIAQEIKDGMYVNLGIGIPTLVANFIPSGISVVLHTENGLLGMGPFPYEDEVDPDLINAGKQTVTALPGAAFMDSADSFAMIRGGHIDLTILGAMEVSEEGDIANWKIPGKMVKGMGGAMDLVAAARNIIVAMQQVNKNGESKLLPKCTLPLTGVKCIKKIVTELGVYEVNNGFVLLERAPGVSIEEIKKSTAGKLIINGEIPEMKL
- a CDS encoding T9SS type A sorting domain-containing protein, which gives rise to MFLGIFSYQTGFSQAMTTPCTGLDCSSNGITALEYPVTGSPKINWTGTCPTSGYQSINQTAKIVPGSPQTFKITVTDPSRLGVWVDWNDNGNFEASENIYLSTAPHLSSGVNNIVINVPTASAIPGPHALRVIVVNFGYSAFNASSALTSNCATLVGGAVFGHIQDYKATVDGVDMKLDQILGLPLTNIFSSAGSYPISMKLDNVGVYPIDTCYVTWQLSPGSVNKPYNPGVYTAMMCPTCPAGGTMINPGANYIFAHPQPLIINNLGRDTLCAWVKSVHNGNTVAYQDKFPSNDTLCNKQLVFPKRDMKAEALVEPVQCPTSLFANVEYPVKMTVKNMGDLALTSSNNDSMRIGYFVKLGSTLVDYADTVIKITSLPSGSTFTYKFSAPSSAPIPSTLVLPTNGVYDMWIYVKLFGLEHDGTNDTLGPICLRADLKNCKADSVRIETAPFIVGGNYKPRIYIKNVGTKDAINPVLGYRVNNGTPVTSVYPGLIPPGGTANHLFAIPFTPTTTGTYTIKAWVKMYDDLDPSNDTATTTITIGAPIIDIRPESVASPAYIKAGQPTTLSVWVENLGSNVMTDYTIEVREQFATTPISVDIVNGTVVLPGTKILHNFTGTFTPTKDTMVLCFKTMNPNNQVDGNTSNDVLCRTFTPEPVAPSNVRDNVIPDISNVEIFPNPNGGQFSMQFNSAKRQDIAIEVYNLQGQKVHGFTNTYLPGAYVLPMDLTHLPKGIYYCRILSSNQLITKKVVIY
- a CDS encoding DegT/DnrJ/EryC1/StrS family aminotransferase, translated to MNVPFVDFKPSNEQFRQRALQIFEQVFDKAWYILGEQVQKFEQEYAQYHKVKHCIGVANGLDALHIALRIKEITKGDEVIVPSNTYIATVLAVSFVGAKPVFVEPRITTYNLNPELIEQAITERTKAIIPVHLYGQACEMDAIMQIAQKYNLYVVEDNAQAQGASYNGTKTGAFGHVNATSFYPSKNLGALGDAGAITTNDDVYAYKCRVMRNYGSQKRYYNEMIGINSRLDEVQAALLRIKLEFLDTWNAERNTIAQKYIEQLNNVGDLILPTTAEKATHIYHLFVIRTKYRDKLQAHLQNDGIQTVIHYPIPPHLQECYQHLGYKKGDFPIAEEIADTCLSLPLFVGMTEAQVQKVCQSIKAFYENV
- the tilS gene encoding tRNA lysidine(34) synthetase TilS, whose protein sequence is MDFLLKKVQDNVFQTFSNPQKLHFLLAISGGIDSMVLLDIYAKLNLSFHIAHANFQLRGQDSLQDEIFVLEQGKKYVESSKIHIQRFEIHKIHQNLKDTSVQMLARQLRYQWFYELLNTYNLDYIVTAHHADDNIETFFLKLFRKSPQGLSGMGMLSEKRIFRPLLNVFKIEIQTYAVQNIIFYREDSSNLKDDYLRNHIRHHLIPYIEKHYPTSKNAILAILEYQKQINLMANTYFMDIWQKTVTQHLDCYTIDLIALQNYPTHIHSALPWYYADKLRIGTNQFEQFKYLFQPNTTTGKEMRTSTHKAVRYKNLIQIFPINTDGAEELKIYTVAQNLDILTQIDKNYILIASDYIATCKDNLFKQVTRIQRWRAGMKILHQGKMKNIADLLPKYNITPYQKEYLYVATAPTKIEKTYSHLLNNFSNNALSISFEVLFVFFCPRNVLLQLK
- a CDS encoding T9SS type A sorting domain-containing protein, encoding MNMKKSICILALLLFGGAIYAQNLMPFVPNSMDFQNQVVKRVPYPKSPVLHRGAHPEARTATLGERWYCYVEASQIVNSTSGLSDPFINYMFPDSTIQAQYSSTVGDPFIHGYALRLDPAAAVFGSTSLPDHGDLTILRSGTSTAGVYTYYLDSLIIPYYYQRPASMPSSVKDTVVLQIIPCSRYTTSGIPASTPMSGHGGGSVNSWATYFFSGASWLTNYGEDTIYFTSLGFNQNTWRIPASATQFRLYKIPLGQADTSDGGKSLQIAMNSYGYTSPYKIPAAKIGPDSSSKTVVIFMYYKPGTTWTSTDILDVNPANTTQSVFSPIYLEENGDETYPIYDGNTFASERPHAGFAKGYNISYMLPTQVRYKYSSGWGGYGIMIPHVAYVQEYAFEYPIWYAKLRSAGPFTSVNANTVDNTVILGLAYPNPARTEINIPYSVTQSKQVEITITNIMGQTVKSVSNQNVSAGQYVSTINVADLPAGMYFYTLKTDSGIYTNKFVIE